GAACAATGGAGAAAATATTAATAATAAAACTCCCGCAATAATGCAATCCCCTATTCGCTTTACATTACGCTCAAAAGCATTCATTCCGTCCGGAATGAAGTCCTCACTATACCCCATATTTTTAAAAATTGAAAGAATTACCTTAATACTTTTTCGTATACCAAACTCCTCAAACCGTTTGGCATCATACGGACACAAAAACGGACACATACATTTCTTAAGAATACATGTAAACTGATTAAGCCCATTTGCAATATTTTTCTTTGAAACCGTATTTCACTTTTCGCATATTTCCATCCTCCGCGTCTTGCAGACATAGCACTTCCGCCCCGTACATTGACCAGCACGTCCTGTACATTATACAATTTCACCCCATTCTTTATCATTCTTGCCCACAACCAGTAATCCTCAAACAAGTAAAAATGCTGGTATCCTCCTGCATCAAGCACTTCTTTTTTACTAAACATTACTGTCATATGATTCAACGGATTTTTCAACTGACACATTCTTCTAAGCTCTCTATCTGTTTGTGGAAGCTTCCGATATGAAATTATACTTTGGGGATCATTATCAAATTCAGAAATCCATCCTCCTACAACAGAAACTTCCGGATTTTCTTCAAATACTTTTAATTGAGCTTCAAACCGGTTAGGTAACGATAGGTCATCACTATCCATACGTGCAACCAAATCATAAGTACATGCGGATAAGCCTATATTCAGCGCATTGCCCAACCCCATATTCTTAGCCAACCTTACTATTTTCAAAGTGTTATATTTCTCACAAAAATCGGTAATGACAGCCTCCAGCTCAGTTGTCAATGGACCATCTTCAACCAATACGACTTCTGTAGGTGGCACAGTCTGTTCAAACACACTATGCAAGGCAGATCTTAAATAATCGCTCTGCTCACGTGCATAGACTGAAATCAATACACTGAACTCCTTCATTATATTATAGATTTATAAAACTGAAAGTCTGTTTTAAATTTAACATTGGCTCGTAGCCAAAGCGATTTTGCCAAAAACCATATTAGCATAGTCCCTACATCTTCTTAAGATTTTTTCAAGTGTCCTTATACCACTTATAGAACACGTTATGGGGAACTTTATTCCTCAAACAGAAGGACTGCAGAGATTCTCCATGAGGCAAAGCTCACTCTGGTACTGAAAGTAAAACCTTTCAAGTTTGAGCCATTATTTGAGTGCTTACATACAGAGAATTTCATAAATGTAGATATACAGATTGTTACTTACCTAAGAGCAACAAAGACAAGCAACGGTTCTTTCCAATTAGAATATGACACAAGTAGCTTATTATTAAAACCATTATCCACATACCGCATACACATAACCAATAAGGCAGTTGTAGGGTATCAATATCAAGACAGGAAATAAGTAGAGTAATAACAGTTAGGTGGATAGCATAAATACTCAATGTCCCCCCATTTTGTATTATGCTGATTTACAAACACATACACCCCATCTATTCCTTGTAGGCATGAAAAGTCCTCTCCGGATGAAGC
The nucleotide sequence above comes from Bacteroides caccae. Encoded proteins:
- a CDS encoding glycosyltransferase yields the protein MKEFSVLISVYAREQSDYLRSALHSVFEQTVPPTEVVLVEDGPLTTELEAVITDFCEKYNTLKIVRLAKNMGLGNALNIGLSACTYDLVARMDSDDLSLPNRFEAQLKVFEENPEVSVVGGWISEFDNDPQSIISYRKLPQTDRELRRMCQLKNPLNHMTVMFSKKEVLDAGGYQHFYLFEDYWLWARMIKNGVKLYNVQDVLVNVRGGSAMSARRGGWKYAKSEIRFQRKILQMGLISLHVFLRNVCVRFCVRMMPNGLRSLVYEKVLR